The Carboxydocella sporoproducens DSM 16521 genome includes a region encoding these proteins:
- a CDS encoding M48 family metallopeptidase has product MEIHQVEFGGKVIPFILERKPVKNVNLHIKPDMTVMVSANEKVPLDFILGFVKQKAAWILKNIQFFEDVQPEVQSEKEYVSGESFKYLGKQYRLRVEESEAEGVKDYRGFIYLYVKDKQDLKRKEKLFGEWLRNRAEIVFNESLDKMYALVQKYNVRKPKLMIRTMKARWGSCLRDSNAILLNFELIKAPKYCIDYVVLHELIHFLYKNHDYQFYSFLSALMPDWKQRKSILDEEVVREL; this is encoded by the coding sequence ATGGAGATTCATCAGGTCGAGTTCGGAGGAAAGGTGATTCCGTTTATATTAGAACGAAAACCCGTAAAAAATGTCAATCTTCACATCAAACCCGATATGACCGTCATGGTTTCGGCAAACGAGAAAGTGCCGCTCGATTTTATCCTGGGCTTTGTGAAACAGAAAGCGGCGTGGATCCTGAAAAACATTCAGTTTTTTGAAGATGTCCAGCCAGAAGTTCAGAGTGAAAAGGAATATGTCAGTGGAGAGTCATTCAAGTATTTAGGCAAGCAGTATCGCTTGAGGGTCGAAGAGAGCGAAGCGGAGGGAGTAAAGGATTATCGAGGCTTCATTTATCTGTATGTAAAAGACAAACAGGATCTCAAACGGAAAGAGAAGCTTTTTGGGGAGTGGCTACGGAACAGGGCTGAAATTGTATTCAATGAATCCCTGGATAAGATGTATGCTTTGGTTCAAAAGTACAACGTTAGGAAGCCCAAGCTGATGATCCGCACGATGAAGGCAAGATGGGGATCGTGTTTGAGGGATTCCAATGCCATACTGCTCAATTTTGAGCTGATCAAGGCTCCAAAATACTGCATCGATTATGTGGTCTTACATGAGCTCATCCATTTTTTATATAAGAACCATGATTATCAATTTTACAGCTTCCTTTCCGCATTGATGCCCGATTGGAAACAACGGAAATCAATTTTGGATGAG